In the genome of Labrus mixtus chromosome 21, fLabMix1.1, whole genome shotgun sequence, one region contains:
- the psmc5 gene encoding 26S proteasome regulatory subunit 8 has protein sequence MEVDGIDHMEMGESKGGSGLRQYYLSKIEELQLTVNDKSQNLRRLQAQRNELNAKVRLLREELQLLQEQGSYVGEVVRVMDKKKVLVKVHPEGKFVVDVDKNIDINDVTPNCRVALRNDSYTLHKILPNKVDPLVSLMMVEKVPDSTYEMIGGLDKQIKEIKEVIELPVKHPELFEALGIAQPKGVLLYGPPGTGKTLLARAVAHHTDCTFIRVSGSELVQKFIGEGARMVRELFVMAREHAPSIIFMDEIDSIGSSRLEGGSGGDSEVQRTMLELLNQLDGFEATKNIKVIMATNRIDILDSALLRPGRIDRKIEFPPPNEEARLDILKIHSRKMNLTRGINLRKIAELMPGASGAEVKGVCTEAGMYALRERRVHVNQEDFEMAVAKVMQKDSEKNMSIKKLWK, from the exons ATGGAGGTGGACGGGATCGATCAT ATGGAGATGGGTGAGAGTAAAGGTGGCTCAGGGCTCCGACAGTACTACTTGTCAAAGATAGAAGAGTTACAG CTGACAGTGAACGATAAGAGTCAGAATCTCAGGCGTCTGCAGGCACAGAGGAATGAGCTCAATGCCAAAG tgcGTCTTCTTCGTGAGGAGCTGCAGTTACTACAGGAGCAGGGCTCCTACGTAGGAGAAGTGGTTAGGGTCATGGACAAAAAGAAAGTGCTGGTCAAG GTGCATCCAGAAGGAAAATTTGTTGTGGATGTGGACAAGAACATTGACATCAATGAC GTGACTCCGAATTGCCGTGTTGCTCTGCGTAATGACAGCTACACCTTGCACAAGATACTGCCGAACAAGGTGGACCCTCTGGTGTCTCTTATGATGGTGGAGAAGGTGCCGGACTCCACCTATGAAATGATTGGTGGCCTGGATAAGCAGATCAAGGAGATCAAGGAAGTGATCGAGCTGCCTGTCAAGCATCCAGAGCTGTTTGAGGCGTTAGGCATCGCACAGCCCAAG GGGGTGCTGCTGTATGGTCCCCCGGGAACAGGAAAAACCCTTCTGGCCCGAGCTGTGGCCCACCACACTGACTGCACCTTTATCAGGGTGTCCGGCTCTGAGCTGGTCCAGAAGTTCATCGGGGAAG GTGCCCGTATGGTGCGTGAGCTGTTCGTTATGGCCAGAGAACACGCTCCCTCCATCATCTTCATGGACGAGATCGACTCCATCGGGTCGTCTCGCCTGGAGGGTGGCTCGGGCGGTGACAGTGAGGTGCAGAGGACGATGCTGGAGCTGCTCAATCAGTTGGACGGCTTTGAGGCTACAAAGAATATCAAG GTCATCATGGCTACAAACCGAATCGACATCCTTGACTCAGCTCTGCTCAGGCCCGGCAGGATCGACAGGAAGATTGAGTTTCCCCCTCCAAATGAAGAG GCTCGTCTGGACATTCTGAAGATCCACTCGAGGAAGATGAACCTGACACGTGGCATTAATCTAAGGAAGATTGCAGAGCTGATGCCTGGAGCTTCTGGTGCTGAGGTTAAG ggTGTTTGCACTGAAGCAGGGATGTATGCTCTGAGAGAAAGGAGGGTTCACGTCAACCAGGAGGACTTTGAGATGGCTGTGGCCAAG GTGATGCAGAAAGACAGTGAGAAGAACATGTCCATCAAGAAGCTGTGGAAGTAA